A region of Myxococcus stipitatus DSM 14675 DNA encodes the following proteins:
- a CDS encoding peptidase MA family metallohydrolase — protein sequence MRHLLVLLLLLLAMPRAWAQQLGEGSGPHPHGHEALMANVVLVPTTRPPEVVGEVTTRRFRILHTEKATGAAKELATQIESVRDSFGQILGRDWPGMTEVRIGVGRKEFDALALPGGRPPGWAVALAYPAHQIILLDALSLNAPDGQQTLRHELAHVALGQLARGWPRWFQEGVAQNVTGERFSLTHYSALFRAVTQERVFRFTGLSSSWPDRPADVEIAYAQSAAFVAHLTARYGPQAMRELVDGVSRGEHFETSFAKAFRTSLDVEEDGWREGLAARYGWLPLTTSSALLWLTASVLCVAAYVRRHRQKAIRLAEMAAQEAADEAALRLMLVAQQQAAESATPNAPLPTQEVYWQSAPAEPEQPEAAPHAESASGEFTVAPEHDSEPVDREGDGAKGRVPKPTLH from the coding sequence ATGCGCCACTTGCTCGTCCTGCTTCTGTTGCTGCTGGCCATGCCAAGGGCGTGGGCCCAGCAGCTCGGTGAAGGCTCCGGCCCCCATCCGCATGGGCACGAAGCCCTGATGGCCAACGTGGTGCTCGTCCCGACCACCCGTCCCCCTGAAGTCGTGGGCGAGGTGACGACGCGGCGCTTCCGCATCCTCCACACGGAGAAGGCCACGGGCGCGGCGAAGGAGCTGGCCACCCAGATTGAGTCCGTGCGCGACAGCTTCGGGCAGATCCTCGGCCGGGACTGGCCTGGAATGACGGAGGTGCGGATAGGCGTCGGGCGCAAGGAGTTCGACGCCCTGGCGCTCCCGGGAGGCCGGCCCCCAGGCTGGGCCGTGGCGCTGGCCTACCCCGCCCATCAAATCATCCTGCTGGATGCCCTCAGCCTCAACGCGCCCGATGGACAGCAGACGCTGAGACATGAGCTGGCGCACGTGGCGCTGGGACAGCTCGCCCGAGGCTGGCCGCGCTGGTTCCAGGAGGGCGTCGCGCAGAATGTCACGGGTGAGCGCTTCTCGCTCACCCACTACTCCGCCCTCTTCCGCGCCGTCACCCAGGAGCGCGTCTTCCGCTTCACGGGGCTGTCCAGCTCGTGGCCGGACCGTCCCGCGGACGTGGAGATTGCCTACGCCCAGAGCGCCGCCTTCGTCGCGCACCTCACCGCCCGGTACGGCCCCCAGGCCATGCGCGAGCTGGTGGACGGGGTCAGCCGCGGCGAACATTTCGAAACCTCGTTCGCCAAGGCGTTCCGCACCTCGCTGGATGTGGAGGAGGATGGCTGGCGCGAGGGGCTCGCGGCCCGCTACGGCTGGCTGCCGCTCACCACCAGCTCCGCGCTGCTGTGGCTGACAGCCTCCGTGCTGTGTGTGGCCGCCTATGTCCGGCGCCACCGGCAGAAGGCCATCCGGCTGGCGGAGATGGCGGCCCAGGAAGCCGCGGACGAGGCCGCGCTGCGACTGATGCTCGTGGCGCAGCAGCAAGCCGCCGAGTCGGCCACACCCAACGCGCCGCTCCCCACGCAAGAGGTGTACTGGCAAAGCGCCCCCGCCGAGCCCGAGCAACCCGAGGCGGCCCCCCACGCGGAGTCCGCTTCCGGCGAGTTCACCGTGGCGCCGGAGCACGACAGTGAGCCGGTGGACAGGGAAGGCGACGGGGCCAAGGGCCGAGTGCCCAAGCCCACCCTCCACTGA
- a CDS encoding DUF167 domain-containing protein, which translates to MAVPWLKALPEGVELALLIQPRASRTRVVGEHDGLLKIQLAAPPVDGEANAALLEFLAKKLGVPRRQVTLLAGDTSRRKRVQVAGVDAARAEAVMSGA; encoded by the coding sequence ATGGCGGTCCCCTGGCTGAAGGCCCTGCCGGAGGGGGTGGAGCTGGCCCTGCTCATCCAACCCCGGGCCTCTCGCACCCGTGTTGTCGGCGAGCATGACGGTCTGTTGAAAATCCAGCTCGCGGCTCCGCCCGTGGATGGAGAGGCCAACGCCGCGCTCCTGGAGTTCCTCGCCAAGAAGCTGGGGGTGCCCCGGCGCCAGGTCACCCTGCTGGCGGGTGACACATCGCGCAGAAAACGAGTCCAGGTCGCGGGGGTTGATGCGGCGCGGGCCGAGGCTGTTATGTCTGGGGCCTAG
- a CDS encoding DivIVA domain-containing protein, with the protein MKITPLDIRQKRFDTALRGFSRREVEAYLELIAGEFEEVVKENIALKEELKRTQLKLEQHQERERTLQETMVTAQRISEDLQSAAKKEAEIIIADAEHQAEKIVHGAHQRLVQVVEDINELKRQRTQFESQVRSVLDAHQKLLETFKSPTFADRDYARVEDNVAYLSQKKANVSE; encoded by the coding sequence ATGAAGATCACCCCGCTCGACATCCGGCAGAAGCGGTTCGACACGGCGCTGCGAGGCTTCTCCCGCCGCGAAGTCGAGGCCTACCTCGAGTTGATCGCCGGCGAATTCGAGGAAGTGGTGAAGGAGAACATCGCGCTCAAGGAGGAGCTGAAGCGCACGCAGCTCAAGCTCGAGCAGCACCAGGAGCGCGAGCGCACCCTCCAGGAGACGATGGTCACCGCCCAGCGCATCAGCGAGGACCTCCAGTCCGCCGCGAAGAAGGAAGCGGAGATCATCATCGCGGACGCCGAGCACCAGGCGGAGAAGATCGTCCACGGCGCGCACCAGCGGCTGGTGCAGGTCGTCGAGGACATCAACGAGCTCAAGCGCCAGCGCACGCAGTTCGAGTCGCAGGTGCGCTCGGTGCTGGACGCGCACCAGAAGCTGCTGGAGACCTTCAAGAGCCCCACCTTCGCGGACCGCGACTACGCGCGCGTCGAGGACAACGTCGCGTACCTGTCCCAGAAGAAGGCCAACGTCAGCGAGTAG
- a CDS encoding HEAT repeat domain-containing protein — MSPLLVAGMLLVTAAPARTPAPARPAAESPRPAPEPPAAARVATPDDTALLRALLWAARPAPEEIRAIAVEDLGLLGDPRALDSLATYLWDPNPRTQQAVLRAVALFQHPRAEELLGNVVRHPRMPDALKIQALNGLVFQRTVSARRTVQDAATDSRLSSAVQNAARAVTAQWDAPPSTR, encoded by the coding sequence ATGAGCCCCCTGCTCGTCGCCGGAATGCTGCTCGTCACCGCCGCCCCGGCCCGGACACCCGCCCCGGCCCGTCCCGCCGCCGAGTCGCCCCGCCCCGCGCCAGAGCCCCCCGCGGCTGCTCGGGTGGCCACCCCGGACGACACCGCCCTGCTGCGCGCCCTGCTCTGGGCCGCGCGCCCCGCCCCGGAGGAGATTCGCGCCATCGCCGTGGAGGACCTGGGACTGCTGGGAGACCCGCGCGCCCTGGACTCGCTCGCCACGTATCTCTGGGACCCCAATCCCCGCACCCAGCAGGCCGTGCTGCGCGCGGTGGCCCTCTTCCAGCACCCTCGCGCGGAGGAGTTGCTGGGCAACGTCGTGCGCCACCCCCGCATGCCGGACGCCTTGAAGATCCAGGCCCTCAACGGACTTGTCTTCCAGCGGACAGTCTCCGCGCGCCGCACCGTCCAGGACGCGGCCACCGACTCACGCCTCTCCTCCGCCGTGCAGAACGCCGCCCGCGCCGTCACCGCGCAGTGGGACGCGCCGCCCAGCACGCGCTGA